Proteins from one Hevea brasiliensis isolate MT/VB/25A 57/8 unplaced genomic scaffold, ASM3005281v1 Scaf68, whole genome shotgun sequence genomic window:
- the LOC131177635 gene encoding uncharacterized protein LOC131177635, which produces MAIYYLSKKFNERELRYSFLETCCALAWTANRLKHYMLNHKTWLISRIDLIKYVFKSPFILGRIAKWQVILSQYDITYMKKKAVKGSVIADLLAENPIDDYEAIDFEFPDEYINAVSEDTEGNGIGAVLISPEEKHFPIAVKLKFECTNNVVEYEAYVSGLQATIEMKIKKLEVYGDSTLIIYQVKGEWQTKDSKLISYQKYLFELIKEFEEISFTHFTHDKNQFTDALATLAVMTQMEEGQISQLL; this is translated from the exons atggccatttattATCTGAGCAAAAAATTCAATGAACGTGAGTTGCGGTACTCATTTCTAGAAACCTGCTGTGCATTGGCATGGACGGCAAATCGactcaagcactatatgttgaatcacaaaacatggctcatttccaggatAGATTTGATCAAGTATGTCTTCAAGAGCCCGTTCATACTTGGGAGAATAGCAAagtggcaagtcatactctcACAATATGACATAACCTATATGAAAAAGAAGGCAGTAAAAGGGAGCGTGATAGCAGACCTCCTAGCAGAGAATCCAATCGATGATTATGAGGCTATAGACTTCGAGTTCCCAGACGAGTACATCAATGCAGTAAGTGAAGACACTGAGGG TAATGGGATTGGGGCAGTATTAATATCCCCAGAGgagaaacacttcccgatagctgtcaagctAAAATTTGAGTGTACTAATAACGTGGTAGAGTATGAAGCCTATGTGAGTGGTTTGCAAGctaccatcgaaatgaaaataaagaaattagaAGTGTATGGAGACTCCaccttgatcatttaccaagtcaagggagaatggcaaactaaagactcGAAACTGATCTCGTACCAGAAGTATCTTTTTGAGCTTATTAAAGAGTTTGAAGAAATCTCCTTTACCCATTTTACCCATGATAAGAACCAGTTCACGGACGCTTTGGCCACTTTGGCAGTAATGACCCAAATGGAGGAAGGGCAAATATCACAGCTGTTGTAA